The sequence GAGCGGATGGCGGGGAGGGGTGCTTCGGCCATGGCTGCAGCCTAGCGAAGAACTCGTTGGACTTCCCAATGAACCCGCGCTTATCGTTGGGAATCCCAACGAACCTGCGTCTCTGGAGGTACGATGCGTCGCGTCCGGTACGAGTCCACCGGCGGCCCTCTGTTCCTGGAGGAAGCGCCCGTCCCCGCTGCGGGCCCGGGCGCACTCCTGGTGCGCTGCGAGGCCGTCGGGGTCACCCTGCCCGTCGTACGCAAGGTCCGCGAGGCCGCCGAGCCGATCGCGCTCGGCGGCGAGATCTCCGGCGAGGTGGTGGCGATCGGCCACGGCGTCACCCGCTTCCGGCCCGGCGACCGCGTGACCGGGCTGTGCTTCGGACACGGCTACGCCGACTTCGCCGTCCTGCCCGAAGCCATGGCCTCCCCGGTGCCCGGCACGGCGAGCGCCGTGGACGCCGTCGCGCTGGTCCGCAGCGGCTTGGTGGCGTTCGGTGCGCTGGAGGCCGCACGTCCGGAGCCGGGCGAGTCGGCGCTGGTCACGGCGGCGGCGAGCGGCGTCGGCCACCTCGCGCTCCAACTGGCCCGGGTGCGCGGCGCGTCACGCGTCGTGGCCGCGGTGTCCGATGCCGGCAAGGCGGAGTTCGTGCGCTCGCTCGGTGCCGACGGGGTCGTCGGCTACGACGCCCCCGACTGGGGCGAGCCCGTCGACTACGCGCTCGACGCGGTGGGCGGCGACCTCCTCACCCCGTCGATCGCCGCCCTCGCACCGGGCGGCCGGCTGGTCGCCTACAGCTCGGGCGGCGGGACCGTCCGGGCGTACGACCTGCTGGTGGGCGCCAAGTCCGTGATCGGCTTCCAGATGGCGCTGATCGCCCGCGGCAAGCCGCAGTTGTACGAACGGTGGCGGCAGGAACTGTGGCGACTGTTCGCCGAGGGCGCGCTGAGGCCCGCAGTGCACGCGGAGTTCGCGCTCGAGGACGCGGCGCAGGCGCACGGGGTGATCGAGTCGCGGAGCAACCTGGGGAAGGTCGTGCTCCGCCCCTGACCGCGGCCGGACGACACCCCGCGGCGCCGGCG comes from Streptomyces sp. TLI_235 and encodes:
- a CDS encoding NADPH:quinone reductase-like Zn-dependent oxidoreductase, coding for MRRVRYESTGGPLFLEEAPVPAAGPGALLVRCEAVGVTLPVVRKVREAAEPIALGGEISGEVVAIGHGVTRFRPGDRVTGLCFGHGYADFAVLPEAMASPVPGTASAVDAVALVRSGLVAFGALEAARPEPGESALVTAAASGVGHLALQLARVRGASRVVAAVSDAGKAEFVRSLGADGVVGYDAPDWGEPVDYALDAVGGDLLTPSIAALAPGGRLVAYSSGGGTVRAYDLLVGAKSVIGFQMALIARGKPQLYERWRQELWRLFAEGALRPAVHAEFALEDAAQAHGVIESRSNLGKVVLRP